A stretch of DNA from Coccidioides posadasii str. Silveira chromosome 1, complete sequence:
GGAGCGTGAACTGAGCCAACGGGCGTCATCTCCCCTGCTGGGTCAGACATACAAGCGCAACCATCATGCGGGATTATCTTCCTTTCATGCAATCCCCAAACCTCTGCGCCCATCCGAGTCATCCTCGACGCTTCGGTCCATCTATGACCACCCCAGCTCACTGCCGTCGTACAAAACTTCAGCGAGTTCCCATAGCGATGTGAGTCTTAGGAATAATTTCCAGACTGTTACGCAACCAGCCCCTGATATGATGACGGGTCATGACATAAATGCTGGCCAAAAAGAGCGTCGAAAATCGTTAAAGCCCAAACGTCGACCACCCATGATCGATCTATCGAAACTATTCCCTAGGCCACGGGATACCGCCGTGTCGCTTCTTTCCCCCCACCGGTTGACGACTTCACCCTCTCCTGTCTCTCTCCATTCCGATGCGTCTGCTACTAAGCCCTCAAAGATCAATCGAATTTACAACGGCAATAAACTTACCAAAAGACCAAGGGCGAGAGACGCCGCAGAAATGCGCCTGAGGCTgcggaaagaaaaattacaacGTGAAGAACAGGAACACGAACAGGATCAGGGATACTATGGCGAAAGACAACGATTGTACCAAGACCAGCGGCGGGAATTCCAACCCGAGATAACGCTTGGTCCCACATTGTCTCAGCGGCGGAAATACGATGGCTGGCGGGATCCCACTAAATATCGACATCGAACGGGCCCGGACTGGTTTGACGGTCCAGAGGGGCAAGTAagcgatgatgatgaggatTCTGTTATTGGAGAGCAAGAAGCGCAGAACACGGTGCCTGCCATGTTGGCTGCTCTCCAGGAAGTCAGTCGTCCTAGACATAGCAGTTTCAGCTCTGGTGGTCCATCTCTGTACAGATCCAACCTATCCAGAAGTTCAAGCCAAATTATGCCGGCCTCTTCAAATAGCTCGACTATTAAACGAGCGCCAAGTTCTCAGGATCTGAGCTCAGGGCACGTCTACCATCCAACTCCGATGCTCGACGGAAATCCGACGGGATCGCAGCCTGGTCGCAACGCTATTCCTGCCAATCGTGGGCCCACAAAGTCGCAGAATGGTGGTGCGGTCATGAGAAGACCAAGCAAGCTATCTTTAAACTCTAAAAACCTCAATGAGTCTAGTATGCTCTGTCTTTCATCGTCCGAAGATGACGAGGACGAGGACGATGATCGTGAAGATGCCACCTCAAGTTACGTCAATCGAACTGTGCTACGGGACAGCATTGCCACtcttgatgaaggtgctgaaATCTGTACTGCGCAAGCTATCGAAACTCGAAGCCATTTCTCTATTAAGAGAGTACCAACAGGTCATTCTGTTAGAACACGAACGACCCGATCCACGGCTCCGACTAGCCAAAATAATTCCGCTGCCTCCAGCGTCATATCATCGAATCGGAGTCGGAGTGGCTCAGTAGGCTGGTCCAGCCAAATCCCAAGTATTTCGGAGCCAGCAACTTCGCCGTCGTTGCATCCATCCACAGCACAGAGTCTGGACTCTCGCCGTCCTGGTTCGAAATCTCAATCAAATAAACAGAACGCACCCCCAAGCAATCGGAGGAGTCGGTTTATGGCTGTTACTCGACAGGAAGAATATCTACTTGAGCTTATCCGGCGAAACAAAGGTAGTATTCCAACCAATCTCTTCACGGAAGCGGAGTTGAGCGGCCCTGAGCCAGAGGGAAAGGTTCACCATGCACATCGGCCGACTTCTGCATACAACTCCGACGTCTCTTTTTTGAAACTCAGCCCAGGGGTTCCACCTCGTGGAAAGCCACGATTCCATGCCGATACGAGCACGCTCTCAGATGGAGGCTCGCTGGCGGTGTCTGATCCTGGTGATGCGCTAACGGAGCACTCCGGAGCCTCCCCTCGAACCAGCCTAGTCCATTCCGATACATTTTCCTCCCCGTCTACCGGGTTAGGGTCACCCCTTACGCCAACTTTGCCCACTATTCAACGCCTCCCGTCACGTAAATCTCATCGCTCACAATTTCCGACAGCAATCCAGGAGGAACGACGCCATTCTAGGACCCGTACGGATAGCAGCAGCGCCATAGTGTTTGACGGTGATGAGAACGGCGGGAACGATACAGAACAAAGTGTAGATCTACCTATCTGGGCCCTTGGCTGGAGTAACAATGAGCCTTCTAATGTCGCAGTGGTCCACTGATTCCATTTTGTCGTCGATAGGGATGGTATTTGCTGGCAATGCGTCCCTACTTCCGCCACACATTGCCCTTCGTTGAATTATAACATTACGACTTTCCATTCTCCTATTAAATAGCTACATACATATTCATTACTCCATTTCTGAATTCGAGAACAGCTTATAGCTATCCCCTTAGCATAACTTAATGGTTATTGTTCGCAATTTTTCCCTCTGCCCAGATCAAATGACTTGTGAATAGTTTAGTTAAAATTCCTTGCATGTTTCGATTTGGGattttttctcctttttttgaACCCATGATACTTGGACATTATGTTGGAAGTGTTTCAGCATTGTTTACTAGGATTTGCATGAATAGCATAGACTGTACTCTGTAAGAGCGATTGTTTCTACAGAGTAGATTGAATCATCATCACATTGTGATTTTGACGGGAGTGTGAGATCCCTCAGCCAACAACCCCTGAAGGGGAATGTCTCCCCCGATTGTGATCGAGCGAGCCACAGGTCCAACATTCCTCCGTATCCCGGGACTGCAGGGAACATTCGCCGATCACCCAGAACTAGTAAAGCTGCCTGACAAACAAGCATTTTTCACAGGCCAAGCAAGGGGCTGGGAAGCTCGTGAATGCTGTCAAATTGCTTGATGACCTATTCATAGCACTTAGCTTGAAGAGGTTAAAGCTCAGAACTCTCTTGGGCCcagcgaaaaagaaaatatccTCCAAGCTGAACCAACACAGGAGCAAAGaagagattttttttttttttttgttattGAAATCGTGTGACATTTTTAggatttcttgtttttgTCTTGCTTTTTTGATCGTTTTGTgtttcttcagctttcctGCCTTTGCCTTGTGTCCTTGTTTCTGAATTTTGAGGTTCATTTCTCCCAACAAGGGGATTCGTCAAGCCCCGATTTTGCGGGGGCCTGAGGACTATTGGTGtctggtacggagtacaactGCTGTACAACAACCTTAAATGAAGCACAGCTGATGGAAGCACCTGTAGGGCCTATATTTTGGGTCATCATCAGATATCACGCACACCAGGGAAATATCAGTTTGTAGTAGGAGAGTGGGGGGGTTGTGTGCCTGAGCCCATCGTGAGCTTGTTCACCATGGGCAGGGATGTACAGAAGCAGTCTTCGTGGATGGGGGTACGGGGAAGATATGTCTTTCTGGTTCTGGTATGAGAAAGCTGCCTCGCTCCCAGTGGTTGATGAATTTGCTAATTAAGCTTGAAATGCTTTGCAGTTGACGATTCAATGTTCTTCTTCGATTTTGGTAAGAGAAACCTTTCATATCCTATTTACGATGGTATCACGACTGCAGCGCCCAATGGCTTTGCAAAGCACGGGTATCGAAAAGGATGTGAACATTGCTGACATGGAAAATTGGGAATGAACTAGTTGCTTCATTATTCTAGAGTTATGCCCGTTGTGGGCGACCAGAGATATATTACTTCTACCGCGGTTTTCCTGAACGAGGTTATCAAGCTCGCGATATGTCTGACGATCGCTCTATACGAAGTATCTAAATCCGCTCCTCCTTCTATGCCTGCGACCTCCTTGTTCGGATCGTTGGCTGCCGCAATCTTTACCGGTGACAGTTGGAAGCTTGCTGTTCCCGCGGCGCTCTACACGATCTCGAATTCCTTGCAGTACATCGCTTTGTCGAACGTGGAGGCCGTGCAGTTTCAGGTTACATACCAGCTCAAGCTCATTGCCACCGCTGTATTCGGGGCGATGGTCATGCGAAAGTCTCTGCCGTATGCGAAGTGGATGATATTGTTGCTTCTGGTTGCGGGCGTCGCGTTGGTACAGATCCCTCCGGTAGACCCGCATGAACTCGATCGTCGGACACATGTATACCTTCCCAGACGGCTCTCGGATTTGCAGCAATTTGGAGTCGCTGCAGGCCCGGTCTTGCGAAAGCGATCTGCTACCTATGAAGGTATCCAGGACGATATGATTCAAGGACATCCGGTGTTTAATGCTAGGACGGGTCTCCTCACGACCCTGGGTGCATGCTTTGCTTCCGGGCTCGCAGGGCTATCCTTTGAGAAGGTCCTGAGGGATAGCACTCAGTCTACTTCCGTTTGGATTCGAAACGTACAGTTAGCCATATATTCGATTTTCCCGGCTTTGTTTATTGGCGTTATATTTCTTGACGGTGAACGAGTTGCTAAGCGAGGATTTTTCCACGGATATAACTGGACTGTATGGAGCGTCATCGCTGGTCAAGCGGTTGGTGGTATTGCGGCCTCATTCTGCATCAGCTATTCCGAATTGGGTTTGCTGCAAGCCGCCAGTGCAATGAGCATTGTTCTTAGCTCGCTGGCGAGCCCCTTTTTCTTCGACATTCAAGTTTCTGCCTACGTAAGTTCCATGGTTCTCTTCTATTGAAATTTACGCCCGATCTTATACTTCGCTGCAGTTCATTCTTGGGACATTGATTGTTCTAGTCGCATGTTTCGTTTACATACCCAGTCCGCTCAATGCCAAATCGGATCTACGCCCGCGTCTTCCTCCGATCCGAATTGAAAAGGCGAAATCATCCCCTGACACCGATGGGTCGGGACAGGAGCTGGCTGTTCCGCCAAACGACTTTTCTATCAAATTGCCGACCACACCCCTGATTTCAGAGGCGTCGGCTCTTACTACTTCACGTCCTGGTTCACCTTCTCCGGCGAGGCACCATGCTAGAGCCCATTCTTCTCGTGGTTATTTCGGAAGACAGCACCATGAAAACTAATCTTTCGAGGGATGTCGCTGGCTAGAGATCAGATAACAACATCATGCGCTCATGCCACATGCACCTGTGTTTGAAAAACAAACTGCAGCACAACTAATTGACTGGACAGATTATTTTTTATTCCAGTGGGACAGGAAGCGGGAGTCTTGGTTTCCGCGATGAATTCTCCTGCGATCTTCTGACGAATATAAAAAAAGTGTACAATTTTTATGACAGACGCGGGgatttcttttcccttttcttcctccctTTTTCTATCTTTATTTTCTGCATCAAACTCTCGGGGACCATCGGTTTGGATCcttgttttattttctttttattgtCTTAAGAGGTTCTTTCGGGACATTTATGTAGGAAGATGGTTGGTGGTCTTTCGAAACCGGTATTTAAACGCAGAATTGATTTCCATGAGCAGGTAAAATTGCTTTCCGATATATCTAATATCAGACGAAGAATATTACTCTTGTTGCAGTTCGTCATGTgtttttatctttttctttatttctctTTTCATTCGCTACTTTTGGCCGAAAAGGGGGGAGTTGCCTGATCGGGAATGCTAGCTGCCCGATATCACGTGTGGGCGGGTTTTTTTACGCCGTCCTCGACAACGTTTCCTGTCTCCTGCGGAATAGACGACGCCCTTCCAACAGAACAGGCCCCGGAATCTCTTCATCCTCGCCCTGGTGGGGTACTCTGCTGAAAAGGGTGCTACTACAACGTTGTAGCTCTGCTACGCGATTGTGGTGCAATCTCCGGGATACCGAAGCCGTGAACCGGCTCTACCTTCAGGGATAGCCCGTAAACTCGCTGAGGTCGTCATGGATGACGGGGCTGGCAAGAATGCGCGACAACTTCTCAACACCTTCAGGTATCCTTCCGCCAACCGGTCTAAAATATCCTATGGTAgccagacaagattcagtTCACAAATGATGCCATCTTCTCGGCCGTCATGGCCGTCGCGGATGGAAGGGCTGGTCGACTCCGACCGTGGCGTGGCTCAATTGCCATCGGAGCACAATGATCTACCCCTTGACGCTTTTGGTAGGTTATGCAGTTAAGAGGTTCATCTGTTTATGGCTAATCGAGCTTGAAAAGACCGGGAATTGCTTGCCGAATTAGAACATGAGCAACAGATACCTCCTCACACTGGGAAGCAAGTGTGTACCCTTGGAGCGCGGGCTTATACACCGGGGCCGAAGCCTTCTAAACTCTTTTGCAATTGTAAGAATTCCGTTTGCCGGTAGACCCCATTTAATGCTATTCACTAATTATTACATCATGTAGCAGCCAAAACTCCTAGTGGTCCATCTCGCGCAATAGCTTCTAGCCCTCCGGAGTTGGAGCCTCTTGACAGCCCTCTCAAAAGCGTTCACGGTGGGAATAGACCAGCGTCCATTGCTCGAGCTAACCATCAGGAGAATATTCGCTTTCATTGGCCATTGCCCATGACACTCTCCTCTCCCCGTACTCCATGTCCCTCTGGCACCGTGGCTCCCAACAACGAGCCTTGTGAGATACAGCTGAAGCATGCACCGCCAATTATACAAGGAATTCAACTAGTACCTACCCACGAGTTACCTGACCGGCTCCGGTCCATTTTTCCATTTTCTGTTTTCAACGCTATCCAGTCCAAGTGTTTCCGCCCGATTTATCTCAAAGACGACAATTTCGCCATTTCGGCGCCTACCGGAAGCGGAAAGACTGTGGTTATGGAACTGGCAATTTGCAGACTCATATCGAAGATTAAGGATAATAGGTTTAAGGTAGTGTATCAAGCACCTACCAAATCTCTCTGCTCCGAGCGATTTCGTGACTGGTGTGCGAAATTTGCCGCTTTTGATCTCCAATGCGCTGAGCTCACAGGAGATACGGAGCAGTCTCAGCTCCGAAACGTTCAAAATGCGAGTATCATTATCACCACCCCAGAAAAGTGGGACAGTATGACGAGAAAATGGAAGGACCATATGCGGTTAATGCAACTCATCAAGTTATTTCTGATCGACGAGGTTCACATACTAAAGGAGACTCGTGGCGCGACTTTGGAAGTCGTAGTATCGAGAATGAAATCAGCGAACTCGAGTGTTAGATTTATCGCTTTGAGTGCTACAGTGCCTAACTCCGAGGATATTGCAACATGGCTAGGGAGAGATCCTACTAATCAACATTTACCGGCTCACCACGAACGATTTGGGGAGGAGTTTCGTCCTGTCAAGCTCCAGAAGTTCGTTTACGGATATCAGTCTAATGGGAACGATTTTGTGTTTGAAAAAGTCTGTGATTCAAAGTAAGTCATTCAATCAAGAGTATTCCAAGaaaatattatagttttctAGATTTACTTTAAAACAAGCCTGAACGAGGTGACTAGATGCTGATCCTTCGTAGGCTTCCTGAAGTTATCTCGAAACACTCACGAAGAAAACCTATAATGATTTTCTGTTGTACTCGTCATTCTGCGATTTCAACCTCAAAGAATTTGGCAAAATTGTGGACGGCGACAAATGCTCCTGGTCGCCTGTGGAATAGCCCAAAGAAGCCAATTATAGTCCAGAATCAAGACTTGAAAGGTAAATTAGCTCTTGTAGCATCATATAAGCGGTTTGTTAACGAGGTCAATAGCAACTGTCTCAACAGGGGTGGCCTTTCACCATGCTGGTTTAGATACCAGTGACAGACACGCTGTCGAAATGGCATATCTCCAGGGGCATATAAGTGTAATTTGTTGCACTTCTACCCTAGCTGTTGGAATTAATCTTCCTTGTCATTTAGTGATTATAAAAAACACTGTTTCATGGCAGGACCATCATCGCAGAGAATATACAGATCTAGAGACGATGCAAATGCTCGGTCGAGCAGGGCGCCCTCAATTTGATAATAGCGCCACCGCTGTGATCTTGACCAAAAAGGAGAGGGTAGACCATTATCAGAAACTGGTGACAGGATCGGAACCGTTAGAAAGTTGCCTACATTTCAATTTGATAGACCATTTGAACGCCGAAGTTGGCCTGGGCACCGTGACAGAT
This window harbors:
- a CDS encoding uncharacterized protein (EggNog:ENOG410PXXG~COG:S), with the protein product MLPIPERVSSISASSGELSSHLSRRNTSSRVNLLSETPNHDSQLRSETFLARINKRNPQESHLPQPEEGEYYRDGNGDGINAADSIKGGYLTERELSQRASSPLLGQTYKRNHHAGLSSFHAIPKPLRPSESSSTLRSIYDHPSSLPSYKTSASSHSDVSLRNNFQTVTQPAPDMMTGHDINAGQKERRKSLKPKRRPPMIDLSKLFPRPRDTAVSLLSPHRLTTSPSPVSLHSDASATKPSKINRIYNGNKLTKRPRARDAAEMRLRLRKEKLQREEQEHEQDQGYYGERQRLYQDQRREFQPEITLGPTLSQRRKYDGWRDPTKYRHRTGPDWFDGPEGQVSDDDEDSVIGEQEAQNTVPAMLAALQEVSRPRHSSFSSGGPSLYRSNLSRSSSQIMPASSNSSTIKRAPSSQDLSSGHVYHPTPMLDGNPTGSQPGRNAIPANRGPTKSQNGGAVMRRPSKLSLNSKNLNESSMLCLSSSEDDEDEDDDREDATSSYVNRTVLRDSIATLDEGAEICTAQAIETRSHFSIKRVPTGHSVRTRTTRSTAPTSQNNSAASSVISSNRSRSGSVGWSSQIPSISEPATSPSLHPSTAQSLDSRRPGSKSQSNKQNAPPSNRRSRFMAVTRQEEYLLELIRRNKGSIPTNLFTEAELSGPEPEGKVHHAHRPTSAYNSDVSFLKLSPGVPPRGKPRFHADTSTLSDGGSLAVSDPGDALTEHSGASPRTSLVHSDTFSSPSTGLGSPLTPTLPTIQRLPSRKSHRSQFPTAIQEERRHSRTRTDSSSAIVFDGDENGGNDTEQSVDLPIWALGWSNNEPSNVAVVH
- a CDS encoding uncharacterized protein (EggNog:ENOG410PJIB~COG:P~TransMembrane:8 (i18-37o49-72i154-172o232-250i270-288o300-322i329-349o355-373i)~BUSCO:8454at33183) — encoded protein: MGRDVQKQSSWMGVRGRYVFLVLLTIQCSSSILLLHYSRVMPVVGDQRYITSTAVFLNEVIKLAICLTIALYEVSKSAPPSMPATSLFGSLAAAIFTGDSWKLAVPAALYTISNSLQYIALSNVEAVQFQVTYQLKLIATAVFGAMVMRKSLPYAKWMILLLLVAGVALVQIPPVDPHELDRRTHVYLPRRLSDLQQFGVAAGPVLRKRSATYEGIQDDMIQGHPVFNARTGLLTTLGACFASGLAGLSFEKVLRDSTQSTSVWIRNVQLAIYSIFPALFIGVIFLDGERVAKRGFFHGYNWTVWSVIAGQAVGGIAASFCISYSELGLLQAASAMSIVLSSLASPFFFDIQVSAYFILGTLIVLVACFVYIPSPLNAKSDLRPRLPPIRIEKAKSSPDTDGSGQELAVPPNDFSIKLPTTPLISEASALTTSRPGSPSPARHHARAHSSRGYFGRQHHEN
- the MER3_1 gene encoding Sec63 (EggNog:ENOG410PFEF~COG:A); amino-acid sequence: MDDGAGKNARQLLNTFRYPSANRSKISYGSQTRFSSQMMPSSRPSWPSRMEGLVDSDRGVAQLPSEHNDLPLDAFDRELLAELEHEQQIPPHTGKQVCTLGARAYTPGPKPSKLFCNSAKTPSGPSRAIASSPPELEPLDSPLKSVHGGNRPASIARANHQENIRFHWPLPMTLSSPRTPCPSGTVAPNNEPCEIQLKHAPPIIQGIQLVPTHELPDRLRSIFPFSVFNAIQSKCFRPIYLKDDNFAISAPTGSGKTVVMELAICRLISKIKDNRFKVVYQAPTKSLCSERFRDWCAKFAAFDLQCAELTGDTEQSQLRNVQNASIIITTPEKWDSMTRKWKDHMRLMQLIKLFLIDEVHILKETRGATLEVVVSRMKSANSSVRFIALSATVPNSEDIATWLGRDPTNQHLPAHHERFGEEFRPVKLQKFVYGYQSNGNDFVFEKVCDSK